A single Callithrix jacchus isolate 240 chromosome 4, calJac240_pri, whole genome shotgun sequence DNA region contains:
- the CASP8AP2 gene encoding CASP8-associated protein 2 isoform X6, translating to MMTMVMEQVYLMSFPLLLLRTMMKAHWTYMLGWIVLFLNFSLISENQSLKKNISALIKTARVEINRKDEEISNLHQRLSEFPHFRNNHKTARTFDTVKTKDLKSRSPHLDDCSKTDYRAKSDVSKDAHHSISLPTLENEGKSHSDKRSTSHVPSSVEKHCTNGVWSRSHYQIGEGSSNEDNRRGRKDIRHSQFSRETDRLRKDLSTGCGDGEPRILEASQRLQGHPEKYGKGEAKTESKSSKFKSNSDSDYKVERINSSWEKETPGERSHSRVDSQSDKKLERQSERSQSINRKEVKSQDKEERKADQKPKSVVKDQDHWRRSERQSLPHSKNEIGKFSHNSSKYHVEERRGWEDCKRDRSVNNHSFQDGRCPSSLSNSRTHKSIDCKEVGAIHQWENTPLKVERHRTEDKRKRERESKEENRHIRNEKRVPTERLQKANKETKKTTTNLKKQNELKTDKREVLDNGVSEGTDNKELVMKAESGSSETKNKDLKLSFMKKLNLTLSPAKKQPVSQDNHHKITDVPKSSGVCDSECSVLAKTVARVPSVNEHILGDASVSEDTMGESKSTLLEPKIALLAVTEPRISISEAKMEEENSLLVRSVDSTMHCEVPICATETSFSSPVEIQQTESLLSSKEMKQTINNPRVAAPVVMDVLQTDVSQNLALELNTKRNDNSDSFGISEDMEMKVALSTTVGETTESVLQSSVEEADILPIMLSEDSSPKFEPSVTITPLIASKSCHLEPCLPKETLDSSLQQTELMDHRMEIGETNSVYHDDDNSVLSIDLNHLRPIPEAISPLNSPVRPIAKVFRNESPPQVPVYNNSHKDVFLPNSAHSTSRSQSDLNKENQKPIYKSDRCTEEDTCKNSPLDELEEGEIRSDSETSKPQESFEKNAKPRAEVRNSKTVPAGGRSTVCLDKDSRKTHVRIHQTNSKWNKKPGKSSRSSKTEKKDKVMSTSNLEKIVPIIAVPSSEQEIMHMFRIIRKHVRKNYMKFKAKFSLIQFHRIIESAILSFTSLIKHLNLYKICKSVTTLQNNLCDVIESKLKQVKKNGIVDRLFEQQLPDMKKKLWKFVDEQLDYLFAKLRKILVNSMNFERGSDEGKLEKTSKQKVQSSSCQKRSVDNKELLKEKLSKSEDTVHYKSSLACKKSEEKFQDQNNSVVNTVKHDIKKNFNACFDNIKNSQSEEHSLELHHPSTPKSEKNEGSSIEDAQTSQHAALKPERSFEILTEQQASSLTFNLVSDAQMGEIFKSLLQGSDLLDSSVNCTEKSEWELKTPEKQLLETLKCESIPVCTTEELVSGVASPCPKIISDDNWSLLSSEKGPSLSSGLPLPVHPDVLDESCMFEVSTNLPLSKDNVCSAEKSKPCISSILLEDLAVSLTVPSPLKSDGHLSFLKPDVSSSSTPEEVISAHFSEDALLEEEDASEQDIHLALESDNSSSKSSCSSSWTSRSVAPGFQYHSNLPMHAVIMEKSNDHFIVKIRRATPSTSGLKQSMMPDESLTSLPKCGKEADEAVEKEYISCQNIVFKSVEEVENSNKNVDSSKSTHEEQSSVIQTQVPDIYEFLKDASGKTDHNDEVADECFKLDQVWEPKVPESIEELPSVEELSHPVGDHLPNTYIDLTKDPVTETKNLGEFMKVTVLNIDHLGCSEGSLNQSAQILDGSLQADTVGAFIDLTQDASSESKSEDNHPELAVEDLGCGVIQVDEDNCKEEKVQMANRPLECIVEDTYIDLTTESSSSCEVKKDKLKSEPASNCDDLELAGTLNNAHKKRKNLSDLNYSHKKQRKETDLTNREKAKKPTQDSCENTEAHQKKVSKKRAFIPVNKDLSSLKASPGIKDSSAALTTSTSLSAKNVIKKKGEIIILWTRNDDREILLECQKRGPSFKTFTYLAAKLDKNPNQVSERFQQLMKLFEKSKCR from the exons atgatgacaatggtgatgGAACAAGTTTATTTGATGTCTTTTCCG CTTCTCCTCTTAAGAACAATGATGAAGGCTCATTGGACATATATGCTGGGTTGGATAGTGCTGTTTCTG AATTTCAGCTTAATAAGTGAAAACCAGTCTCTTAAGAAGAATATTTCAGCACTTATCAAAACTGCCAGAGTAGAAATAAACCGCAAGGATGAAGAAATAAGTAATCTTCACCAAAG aTTGTCTGAGTTTCCACATTTTCGAAATAATCATAAAACTGCAAGGACATTTGACACGGTTAAAACAAAAGATCTTAAATCTAGATCTCCACATTTGGATGATTGTTCAAAGACTGATTACAGAGCTAAAAGTGATGTTTCTAAGGATGCACATCATAGCATTTCACTGCCAACTctggaaaatgaaggaaaatcacATTCTGATAAAAGGAGTACTTCACATGTACCTTCATCTGTTGAGAAACACTGCACCAATGGTGTTTGGTCGCGTTCTCATTATCAGATTGGTGAGGGTAGCTCAAATGAGGAtaatagaagaggaagaaaagatatTAGACACAGTCAGTTTAGCAGAGAAACTGATAGATTACGAAAAGACTTAAGTACTGGCTGTGGTGATGGTGAGCCAAGGATCTTGGAGGCTAGTCAAAGGCTACAAGGACATCCTGAGAAATATGGTAAAGGTGAAGCAAAGACTGAAAGCAAAAGTTCAAAGTTTAAAAGTAACTCAGATTCTGACTATAAAGTTGAACGCATTAACTCTTCTTGGGAGAAAGAGACCCCTGGAGAAAGGTCACACAGTCGAGTAGACTCTCAAAGTGACAAAAAACTAGAAAGACAAAGTGAAAGATCACAAAgtataaatagaaaagaagttaaatcacaagataaagaagaaagaaaagctgatCAAAAACCTAAATCAGTAGTAAAGGACCAAGATCATTGGAGAAGATCTGAAAGACAATCACTTCCTCATTCCAAGAATGAAATAGGAAAATTTTCTCATAATTCAAGTAAATACCAtgtagaagagagaagaggatggGAAGATTGTAAAAGAGACAGGAGTGTAAACAATCATAGTTTTCAAGATGGGAGATGTCCGTCTTCTCTTTCAAACAGTAGAACTCACAAAAGCATTGACTGTAAGGAAGTTGGTGCTATACACCAATGGGAAAATACACCTTTAAAAGTGGAAAGACATAGAACTGAAGATAAGAGGAAAAGAGAAcgagaaagcaaagaagaaaataggcatattagaaatgaaaaaagagtaCCTACAGAACGTTTACAGAAGGCTAATAAGGAAACTAAGAAGACCACTACcaatttaaagaaacagaatgagCTAAAGACTGATAAGAGAGAAGTCCTTGATAATGGTGTTTCTGAAGGAACAGATAATAAAGAGCTTGTAATGAAAGCTGAGAGTGGTTCaagtgaaacaaaaaacaaagacttaAAATTGAGTTTTATGAAAAAATTGAACTTAACTCTTTCTCCTGCTAAAAAGCAACCTGTTTCTCAGGATAATCATCATAAAATAACTGATGTTCCCAAGTCCAGTGGTGTGTGTGATTCAGAGTGTTCAGTGCTAGCTAAAACAGTGGCACGTGTTCCTTCTGTCAATGAACATATCTTGGGGGATGCCTCTGTCAGTGAAGATACCATGGGGGAAAGCAAGTCAACATTATTGGAACCAAAGATTGCTCTTCTAGCAGTAACCGAACCCAGGATCAGTATCTCAGAAGccaaaatggaagaagaaaatagtTTGTTAGTTAGATCTGTTGACAGTACTATGCATTGTGAAGTGCCCATTTGTGCTACAGAGACTTCCTTCTCATCTCCTGTGGAAATACAGCAAACAGAATCCTTGCTTTcgtcaaaagaaatgaaacaaaccattaataATCCAAGGGTGGCAGCTCCTGTGGTAATGGATGTATTACAAACAGATGTGTCCCAAAACTTGGCCTTGGAATTGAATACCAAAAGAAATGATAATTCAGATTCTTTTGGTATTTCTGAAGATATGGAAATGAAGGTGGCACTTTCAACAACAGTGGGTGAAACCACTGAAAGCGTTTTGCAGTCTTCGGTTGAAGAAGCTGATATTTTGCCAATAATGCTTTCAGAAGATAGTAGCCCAAAATTTGAGCCTTCTGTCACAATTACACCACTGATTGCGAGTAAGTCATGTCATTTGGAGCCTTGCTTACCTAAAGAGACTCTAGATTCTTCACTTCAGCAGACTGAGTTAATGGACCACAGAATGGAAATTGGTGAAACAAACTCAGTATATCATGATGATGATAATTCAGTTTTGAGCATTGACCTTAATCATCTGAGGCCTATTCCGGAAGCCATCAGTCCTCTGAATAGTCCAGTGAGACCTATAGCAAAAGTTTTTAGAAATGAAAGCCCACCTCAAGTTCCAGTGTATAATAACAGTCATAAAG ATGTATTTTTACCAAATTCAGCTCATTCTACCTCTAGGAGTCAGTCTGATCTCAATAAGGAAAATCAAAAGCCAATTTACAAATCCGACAGATGTACAGAAGAAGACACATGTAAGAATTCACCTTTAGATGAATTAGAAGAAGGAGAAATTAGAAGTGATAGTGAAACATCTAAACCACaagaaagttttgaaaaaaatgcCAAGCCTAGAGCTGAAGTGCGGAACTCAAAGACTGTCCCAGCAGGTGGGAGAAGTACTGTGTGTTTGGATAAAGACAGTAGGAAGACACATGTGAGAATCCATCAGACCAACagcaaatggaataaaaaacCTGGTAAATCTAGCAGATCttcaaaaacagagaagaaagataaAGTAATGAGCACTTCCAACTTGGAAAAAATAGTTCCAATTATTGCTGTACCTTCATCTGAACAAGAGATCATGCACATGTTCCGAATAATAAGAAAACATGTAAggaaaaattacatgaaattcaagGCAAAATTTTCATTAATACAATTTCATAGAATTATTGAGTCAGCAATTTTGAGTTTTACATCTCTAATTAAACATCTTAACTTATACAAAATCTGTAAATCAGTGACTACCTTACAGAACAATCTGTGTGATGTTATAGAATCTAAACTTAAGCAAGTTAAAAAGAATGGCATAGTTGATCGTTTATTTGAACAGCAGCTAccagatatgaaaaaaaaattgtggaagtTTGTAGATGAACAACTTGATTATTTGTTTGCAAAGCTTAGGAAAATCTTAGTAAATTCCATGAACTTTGAAAGAGGTAGTGATGAAGGCAAACTTGAAAAAACAAGTAAACAGAAAGTACAGTCTTCAAGTTGTCAGAAAAGGAGTGTGGACAACAAAgaattgctgaaagaaaaattatcaaaatcagaAGACACTGTTCATTATAAGTCCTCACTGGCATGTAAAAAATCTGAGGAAAAATTTCAAGACCAAAATAACTCCGTTGTTAACACCGTAAagcatgacattaaaaaaaattttaacgcCTGCTTTGataatataaagaactctcaatcTGAAGAGCACTCCTTGGAATTACACCATCCAAGCACCCCAAAGTCAGAAAAAAACGAAGGAAGCAGCATAGAGGATGCACAGACATCCCAGCATGCAGCTTTGAAGCCAGAAAGAAGTTTTGAGATTCTTACTGAACAGCAGGCATCCAGCCTTACTTTTAATTTAGTGAGTGATGCACAAATgggtgaaatatttaaaagtttattgcaAGGTTCTGATCTTCTAGACAGCAGTGTTAACTGTACTGAAAAAAGTGAGTGGGAGTTAAAGACTCCAGAGAAGCAGCTGCTAGAGACTCTTAAGTGCGAGTCCATACCAGTTTGTACAACAGAAGAACTAGTTTCAGGGGTGGCTTCTCCATGTCCTAAAATTATTAGTGATGATAATTGGTCATTATTATCATCTGAAAAAGGTCCGTCTCTGTCTTCAGGGCTTCCATTACCAGTTCATCCCGACGTGTTGGATGAAAGTTGTATGTTTGAAGTGTCTACTAACCTACCTTTAAGTAAAGATAATGTGTGTAGTGCAGAAAAGAGCAAACCCTGCATTTCTTCCATACTTCTTGAAGATCTAGCAGTCTCTTTAACAGTACCATCACCTCTGAAGTCAGATGGTCATCTCAGTTTTTTAAAGCCTGATGTTTCATCTAGTTCAACTCCTGAAGAAGTCATTAGTGCTCATTTTAGTGAAGATGCCTTACTTGAAGAAGAGGATGCATCTGAGCAAGATATTCATTTAGCTCTGGAGTCTGATAATTCAAGCAGTAAATCAAGTTGTTCTTCATCCTGGACAAGCCGATCTGTTGCTCCAGGCTTTCAGTACCATTCTAATCTACCTATGCATGCTGTCATAATGGAAAAGTCCAATGATCATTTCATTGTGAAAATACGGCGTGCAACACCATCTACTTCTGGTCTTAAACAGAGTATGATGCCTGATGAATCATTGACATCTTTGCCCAAGTGTGGAAAGGAAGCTGATGAGGCAGTAGAGAAAGAATATATTTCATGTCAGAACATAGTTTTTAAATCTGTGGAAGAAGTGGaaaattccaataaaaatgtTGATAGCAGTAAGTCAACTCATGAAGAACAGAGTTCTGTGATACAAACACAGGTTCCTGATATATATGAATTTCTTAAAGATGCTTCAGGTAAGACGGATCATAATGATGAAGTGGCTGATGAATGTTTCAAATTGGATCAAGTGTGGGAACCAAAAGTGCCTGAAAGCATTGAAGAATTGCCTTCAGTGGAAGAACTCTCACACCCTGTTGGGGATCATCTTCCAAACACATACATAGACCTAACAAAAGATCCAGTTACTGAAACCAAAAACTTGGGGGAATTCATGAAAGTAACAGTTTTAAATATTGATCATTTGGGATGTTCTGAAGGCAGTTTAAATCAAAGTGCTCAAATATTAGACGGTTCTTTGCAGGCTGATACTGTAGGTGCTTTCATTGATTTGACACAAGATGCTTCAAGTGAGAGTAAAAGTGAAGATAATCATCCTGAATTAGCTGTTGAAGACTTGGGATGTGGGGTGATACAGGTAGATGAAGATAATTGTAAGGAAGAAAAGgtgcaaatggcaaacaggccTTTGGAATGCATTGTTGAGGACACCTATATCGACTTGACCACAGAATCTTCCAGTTCATGTGAAGTAAAAAAGGACAAATTAAAATCAGAACCAGCATCAAATTGTGATGATTTGGAGTTGGCTGGGACTTTGAATAATgctcacaaaaagagaaaaaaccttTCTGATCTAAATTATtctcataaaaaacaaagaaaggaaacagacTTAACCAACAGGGAAAAGGCCAAAAAACCTACCCAAGATTCTTGTGAGAATACTGAAGCTCACCAAAAGAAAGTCAGTAAGAAGAGGGCCTTTATTCCTGTGAATAAAGATCTCTCATCATTAAAGGCATCTCCAGGGATTAAGGATTCATCAGCAGCACTCACCACTTCTACAAGCCTTTCTGCCAAGAATGTTAttaaaaagaagggagaaattatcattttatggACAAG AAATGATGACCGGGAAATTTTATTGGAGTGTCAGAAAAGAGGGccatcatttaaaacatttacatatttagctgccaagttggataaaaatccaaatcaG gtcTCAGAAAGATTCCAGCAGCTAATGAAGCTCTTTGAAAAGTCAAAATGCAG ATAA